Sequence from the Eleginops maclovinus isolate JMC-PN-2008 ecotype Puerto Natales chromosome 14, JC_Emac_rtc_rv5, whole genome shotgun sequence genome:
tttgtGTTGATTCTGAACACATCCTCCCCGTTACTCATACTGCACTGCCACCTTACAGCAAGCTAACCCAGGATCCAGCTAGaaagaaaccccaaaaagaTCCTGAACACCAGAGAGACATTGAGGACGACCCCGGTAAGTTCAAATACAAATGCATGTACTACTACTATTAAGGGTTTCACAACTAATCTCAAAAGGTTTTAGGCTTCCCACAAATGACCACAATCTAAATATTGATGAAAACATGTGTGGTTAGTATTTTGGCCGTAATCATGCAGCCCTGCTACAGCTAATGCTAGTAATAGATGAATATACCATAATCAGTATTGGGATTGCACATGTCTCTTATTGTTACAGGGGGCAGCCATcttcaaaaaataaagactGATCATAGAAAGGAAATGCTGAAGACATTTGAGAAGATCTCTGAAGGTAACGGCGACCCAGAGAGCTCCCTGAACAGCATCTACACAGAACTGATCACCAGCACCGGAGAGAGTGGAGGCCCATATGCAGAACATTCGTTCAGACAACAAAAGCAACCGTCTCCTATAAACTCAGTCCAGCTCAATGACCTCTTTAGACATGGTCCTCTCCAAGAGAAGACCCGCAGAGTAGTCCTGATGAAGGGTGTGGCAGGCATTGGAAAATCGTTCTCTGTGGGGAAATTCATTCTTGACTGGGCAGAGGGAAGAGCAAACCAGGACATCgagtttgttttcattcttgCTTTCCGAGAGCTGAATTTGATGAGAGGAAACAAAAGCTTGATCAAGCTTCTGTCCGATATTCACCCCGCACTTCGACATTTGAAAGAGTCACAGGTTTTAGTCAAAGCCAAGGTTTTAGTGATCCTGGATGGCCTGGATGAAAGCAGGATTCAACTGGACTTTGAAAACAAGCCGATTAAATCGGTCACTGAAGAAACATCTGTTGGTGATATCCTAGCAAGCCTCATTCAGGGAAACCTCCTGCCTGATGCAAACCTCTGGATAACATCCCGTCcagcagcagccaatcagatcccTGCTAAATATGTCAGTATAGTGACGGAGATAAGAGGTTTCAATGACTTGCAGAAAGAAGAATACTTCAGGAGGAGATTGAGAGGTGACCCAAACCTTCCTGATAGGATCATTTCACACATTCGCGCTTCACAGACCCTCGACGTCATGTGCCAGATCCCGATCTTCTGCTGGATTTCTGCCATATTGTTTAAGGAGATCTTTGCGGGCGAAGAGAAAGCCGAAACCCCGCAAACTCTGACAGAGATGATGGCGCACTACCTGCTTGCCCAAACCAAACGCAGAAGCAGAAAGTATGACAAGAAgccagagagaaacaaagagagactCATGAAGACCCACAAGGAGTTCCTTCTGAAACTCGGGAAACTTGCATTTGttcagctgcagcagaacaACATCATCTTCTATGACGAAGACCTCAAACACTGTGGCATTGACCTACAAGAGGCGGCCATCTACTCTGGATTTTGCTCCACAGTTCTAAGGGAAGAAGATGTCATTTTCCAGAAAAAGGTCTTCTACTTCGTGCACCTGACCATTCAGGAGTTCTTTGCAGCTCTTTTTGTTTATGAATGTTTCATAACCAAGAACACAAAAGAGCTGGGCATGTTCCTCGACTTGAAGGACCAAGAACGCACTCTAGACGATCTTGTAAAGATGACAGTTGACAAAGTATTGGAGGCGAAGAACGGCCACTTGGACTTCTTCCTGAGGTTCCTCCTTGGCCTTCTGGTAGAACAAAACCGGAGAGTCCTTGAGGGGTTACTGACATCGCCAGACCCGAGCCAAGATACCGACAAGAAAATCTTGACGTACCTTAGGGCCCTCCGAAGAAAGACACTTTCTCCAGAGAGTTGCATCAACCTGGTTCAGAGCATGGTGGAGATGAGAGACCATAAAGTCAAAGATGAGATTCAGGAATATCTCAAGAGGTCCGATCGTTCAAAAACAGAGCTGACTCCGCTGCACTGCTCTGCGCTGGCCTACATGTTGCAGGTATCAAAGGAAGACCTGGATTCATTGGAATTGAAAACGTTCAACACATCAGACGAAGGCAGGAGGAGGCTGATACCAGCAGTGAGGATCAGCAGAAAGGCCATGTAAGTTTAGCCCTTTCTTATTTTACGTAATCCTTGACAAAGTTGCACTTTTTCCTGCAATATTAAAACCCTTTTACCTACCCCTAGCCTCGCAGACTGCAAAGTGACTGAGGAA
This genomic interval carries:
- the LOC134876154 gene encoding NLR family CARD domain-containing protein 3-like isoform X2 — its product is MAEKRKTRKRSISEQPISSEQSSQMNEDESTAPSISASDRSMGEPLNFGDGTKSKLTQDPARKKPQKDPEHQRDIEDDPGGSHLQKIKTDHRKEMLKTFEKISEGNGDPESSLNSIYTELITSTGESGGPYAEHSFRQQKQPSPINSVQLNDLFRHGPLQEKTRRVVLMKGVAGIGKSFSVGKFILDWAEGRANQDIEFVFILAFRELNLMRGNKSLIKLLSDIHPALRHLKESQVLVKAKVLVILDGLDESRIQLDFENKPIKSVTEETSVGDILASLIQGNLLPDANLWITSRPAAANQIPAKYVSIVTEIRGFNDLQKEEYFRRRLRGDPNLPDRIISHIRASQTLDVMCQIPIFCWISAILFKEIFAGEEKAETPQTLTEMMAHYLLAQTKRRSRKYDKKPERNKERLMKTHKEFLLKLGKLAFVQLQQNNIIFYDEDLKHCGIDLQEAAIYSGFCSTVLREEDVIFQKKVFYFVHLTIQEFFAALFVYECFITKNTKELGMFLDLKDQERTLDDLVKMTVDKVLEAKNGHLDFFLRFLLGLLVEQNRRVLEGLLTSPDPSQDTDKKILTYLRALRRKTLSPESCINLVQSMVEMRDHKVKDEIQEYLKRSDRSKTELTPLHCSALAYMLQVSKEDLDSLELKTFNTSDEGRRRLIPAVRISRKAILADCKVTEEWMKHLSSGFKFPYSRLRDLDLNTNDLKDSGVKLLCDGLSSPGCRLERLSLSGCQVTEKGCTDLASALKSNPSHLIELDLSYNNLGDSGEKLMSELRENPQYKLTKLHLKHGGSHRMKDGLKKYACKLTLDPNTAHKNLLLSEGNRKVTWVEVEQAYPDHEERFVTCQQVLCEQGLDGRSYWEVEVLQPFMVGLTYRTIGREGDGCKLGSNDKSWGLVCSNEGCFVLGDRDRVSVPSHCSRFSRVGVYLDWPAGNLSFYRVYSDSRTRLHTFRTTFNEPLYPTVGLNTVPKDSQPFAVIELIDDSFVNK
- the LOC134876154 gene encoding NLR family CARD domain-containing protein 3-like isoform X1, with the protein product MKANTGSCLSAKAAEMAEKRKTRKRSISEQPISSEQSSQMNEDESTAPSISASDRSMGEPLNFGDGTKSKLTQDPARKKPQKDPEHQRDIEDDPGGSHLQKIKTDHRKEMLKTFEKISEGNGDPESSLNSIYTELITSTGESGGPYAEHSFRQQKQPSPINSVQLNDLFRHGPLQEKTRRVVLMKGVAGIGKSFSVGKFILDWAEGRANQDIEFVFILAFRELNLMRGNKSLIKLLSDIHPALRHLKESQVLVKAKVLVILDGLDESRIQLDFENKPIKSVTEETSVGDILASLIQGNLLPDANLWITSRPAAANQIPAKYVSIVTEIRGFNDLQKEEYFRRRLRGDPNLPDRIISHIRASQTLDVMCQIPIFCWISAILFKEIFAGEEKAETPQTLTEMMAHYLLAQTKRRSRKYDKKPERNKERLMKTHKEFLLKLGKLAFVQLQQNNIIFYDEDLKHCGIDLQEAAIYSGFCSTVLREEDVIFQKKVFYFVHLTIQEFFAALFVYECFITKNTKELGMFLDLKDQERTLDDLVKMTVDKVLEAKNGHLDFFLRFLLGLLVEQNRRVLEGLLTSPDPSQDTDKKILTYLRALRRKTLSPESCINLVQSMVEMRDHKVKDEIQEYLKRSDRSKTELTPLHCSALAYMLQVSKEDLDSLELKTFNTSDEGRRRLIPAVRISRKAILADCKVTEEWMKHLSSGFKFPYSRLRDLDLNTNDLKDSGVKLLCDGLSSPGCRLERLSLSGCQVTEKGCTDLASALKSNPSHLIELDLSYNNLGDSGEKLMSELRENPQYKLTKLHLKHGGSHRMKDGLKKYACKLTLDPNTAHKNLLLSEGNRKVTWVEVEQAYPDHEERFVTCQQVLCEQGLDGRSYWEVEVLQPFMVGLTYRTIGREGDGCKLGSNDKSWGLVCSNEGCFVLGDRDRVSVPSHCSRFSRVGVYLDWPAGNLSFYRVYSDSRTRLHTFRTTFNEPLYPTVGLNTVPKDSQPFAVIELIDDSFVNK